The Geotrypetes seraphini chromosome 6, aGeoSer1.1, whole genome shotgun sequence genome includes a window with the following:
- the RAB9A gene encoding ras-related protein Rab-9A: protein MAAKSSLLKVILLGDGGVGKSSLMNRYVTNKFDTQLFHTIGVEFLNKDLEVDSHFVTMQIWDTAGQERFRSLRTPFYRGSDCCLLTFSVDDLQSFQNLGNWKKEFIYYADVKEPESFPFVVLGNKVDIIDRQVSTEEAQAWCRDNGNHPYFETSAKDAINVAIAFEEAVRRVLAIEDKLDHLIHTDTVNLHRKPKPTSLCC, encoded by the coding sequence ATGGCAGCAAAATCATCTCTTCTGAAAGTGATCCTCTTGGGTGATGGTGGAGTTGGGAAAAGCTCACTGATGAATAGATATGTCACCAATAAGTTTGATACACAGCTGTTCCACACAATAGGCGTGGAGTTTTTAAACAAAGATTTGGAAGTGGATAGCCATTTTGTGACCATGCAGATCTGGGACACAGCAGGCCAAGAGCGGTTCAGGAGCCTGCGGACTCCTTTCTACAGGGGCTCAGACTGCTGCCTTCTGACGTTCAGTGTAGATGATTTGCAAAGTTTCCAAAATTTGGGCAATTGGAAGAAAGAATtcatttattatgcagatgtcaAGGAGCCTGAAAGCTTTCCCTTTGTGGTCTTGGGTAATAAAGTTGACATTATTGATCGACAGGTGTCTACAGAAGAAGCCCAGGCTTGGTGCAGGGACAATGGCAACCATCCTTATTTTGAAACAAGTGCAAAAGATGCCATCAATGTTGCTATAGCCTTTGAGGAGGCTGTTAGAAGAGTGCTTGCAATTGAAGATAAATTGGATCATTTGATTCACACGGATACAGTAAATCTGCACAGAAAgcctaaacccacctctttaTGCTGTTAA